Sequence from the Sardina pilchardus chromosome 15, fSarPil1.1, whole genome shotgun sequence genome:
AAGAAAGCTggtgtgttttatgcaaatgaccaacaaaacaaatcaatgtTGGTGAGGTAGAATTTTTTCTAGGATCTTCCTTTCTTTGTGGTTCTTCACACCACAAACAGTTTCGTAGCAAGATGTCCCTTAACAACCAGCAGCTAACTGCCAAAGTCCCTCTGAATAAATGTCACTGAAATAGTTCAGTGAGATTTCGTGTGCAtataaatacattcacattATAAAATCGTATAATTTACTCAGCCACTGACATTTCTCTTCTTTGACACAGTACataaattaatattattatgcATGTTACATCTCCAAAAAAGGAGTACTTCAATTTGAGCAAACTCAAAATTGACGTCCGTCTCCAATAACATGCGTCCCGAAGAATAAAGTTTATTTAAGAAATGGCAAGGCTATAAGAGCTGTACTTTCTGTGAGCACACAAGGTTGCTGTTGACTAGTTTCCACATGTCCATGAGATCTGGGGGAAGCAGTTTGTGTACTACGATCATGCTTCTGAAAAAACATGGTTCTCTATTCAGTTTGCTCTTCTTGTTTCTCATAAGTCCAAATGTCTTGAACGCATTGTGTCTGATTGGTGTGACTTGAAGGACTTCTAAACACATGCCAAGGAATACATCGTCAATAGGATACAGCTCCAAAGTCTCAGAGACTGAATACAGCTTTCGTGCAAGAGGGCCATCCATTAAaaatccaccaccaccagcataaGGTGGATAATGGGTCTTGTTGTACAGCGCTTGTGGAATGTAATATTTGTTATCCTTCTTACGGATAGGCCTTGCCTTAAAGATGACATCACCAGCAAATAGATTTTTAACATCGGAACTAATCTCCAGATACTCAATTATGTTTGGCACATTGACAAACACGTCGTCATCACCCTTGAAGATGTAGCGAACACCTGGACAGTAGGAGGAGAACCACTTAAGGAAGTGTGTTTCTTTGAGGGTGAGGTTGAAGAAGCTATCCATGAAATCCCACTGCAGGATGTCTCCATAGATGTAGTCCTCATACTCGAGCAGCTTCTGGTGGTTGGCCTTCTCCGCCTCATTGGATGAAGCTCCAAGCAGGAAGAGGGTTTTGATCTTCTTCCCATCGATCACCTGCTCCTTGCCCCACGTTTTGCGTATAACCTCCCTGCGGTCGTGCTGTGTGATGATGGACTTCACCACCATCAGCAGGTAGATGTCCCCCGAGCACTTCTCCGGATGATTTATTGTCATGGGAAAGAAACGGCAGTGCCGGTAAAGCAGGAACTGCTTGAAGGTGGGCTCCAGCCCCGCGAACCACTCGGTGCTGGTGAAATTGAGGTTGGCGCTGCAGTTGGCACTGGTGATGTCCCAGCTCTTGGTGATGTGCTCCTGGGTGACGTGCTCCTGGGTGACGTGGTGAGGCTCATCCTCGGTGGAGGCCTCCTGCTTGGGCTTCTTAGGCTTCATGGGCTTCCAGAAGTGACTGGCCAGGGCGTGGGGGCCCCTCTTGTGCACGTCGGCCTCCTCAGAAGGCTCCTTCCGGGTCTGCCGATCCAGCTCAAACTGTGGCCCAGTGCCGATGTTGCCCCTCTGAACAACAGTTAGGGTGACCCCAGCCAGAAAGAACATCAGACACACCCTCTTGCAAACTCTCCATCGGTCCCTGGAAGTCATCCTACAAAGAAGAGAGGACAATTAGTATTGTGGTAGGAGTAAACTTTATTCACAGTCTGCTTTTAGCATGAAATCATGGGTATTCTGATCCATTTACTGTACTTGAGTGCTTTAGACTTACAATAACAAGGTCGCTGGATTATTTTTCATAAGTCTATCACAAAGTGTTCATTAAAAGGAATTAACTGGTGAACGTTTATCCTATTGTATAGGCCTTTCCCATTTATGAAATCTGTCAGTTTATTTATCAAACTGAAAAAACATAGTGTAGCAGTGTCGGGGTTGTGGAAAACTGAAAACAGTTTGGTTGTTTGTCATTAGATTTTattgttataggctacatttattttcatattCCTGTAACTCCCTCTGCTGGGGAAGTAGCCTAATCGTGGTCCACATGCCTATAAGGAACGTCCGGTCACCTGTGAAAAGGTGCTAGAACAAGATGTCGATGTACAATCCGACGCAATGTACAACAGACGCAATTCAGTTCATATTCTCAGTCAGAAAGACAGTCTAATTAGGCTTGGCCAAGCAAGTGGACAGGCTCTGGACTATAGGCTGTCGATTCTTGAAGCTGAATTTCTTTACGGTTTGGGATTCATTTCAAGTTTTAACAATATctaggcctttttttttttaagtgggcTAAACAAAAGTTTAGCATTTTCTAATTAGTCTAGACAGAGTGAATAGGGGTACTTAATGAATATAATGTTTACTAAGAGGCAGAGTTAATTTACCCACAGCCGTTAGAataacattttctttcatgctcCAGCACGCATAGGCGAAGTCTGGCCGAATCCAACAAATAAAAAGGCTGACAAATTAAGCGTGAACCCAGTCTTGAATTAGGATAACAATTCTCAGACATACTCACATTTTCCACAAAGAATAGCAAACAGCCTGCCGCCCAAAAGATGGTGGGGAATGGTCGACTGAAGGAACAAATCCGCTGTTGTAGCTGACACGGGTAGGCTATGGGTGATCGGCAATTGCTGAACTTCCGAATAATGATACCAAAAATCCCTCCTCGGAGTCACACTCAACGCTGGACAGTAGAAACAGTGACAGAGGTCTGGTCAGCGCGCTCAAGCTTTTCAAGGCGTGAGTGAAGTTACGTCGATGAAAATGCAAACTTGAGCAATCACTTACTCCACCCCTTCACGGGCGAGAAACCGCAGTCTGTGGGCGATCACGCACCTGAGGAAGATTAGTGAGTTAAACCAACTAAAgactaccttacactgacagactttgacaagatttggggaAAATTATTGAAATATTGTAGTCTTCTGAGTAAAGCTTTTAGGGACATAGTTAAAAGtctctttcaagaatctttcccaaatcttgtcaaagtctgtcagtgtaaggtaggctttagattcATCATGGACACATCTAAACAAATCACTTAGCATTGAACCATCAGTTTTTGatcattttttaattaattcTGCATTTTCTCCAAAGTCATCTTATTACAAGAACAATAgtcagcctaggctacttcctAATGAAAAAAGGGGGCCTTCAATTTAATTCATTGAAGGCGTTGGCATAGGCTATTGCAGGCTACCAAGCCCTAGTCTTTGCAATCACTGATAGTCAAACGTGTAGACTTTTAGTTTTGTTGAAACAGGAGAATTGTTCATTGAAGAACAATGGTTATATTTCAACAAGTGAAATAACTGAACCAGGTGATTGCTGTAAAAGAAATTGTGGACATATGAGGTTCAAGTCTGAAACATGTTGAAACATGTGGTGTGGAGGATGTTTGAATTTTTTCGTGACGTTCCACATAAGCGCATACTCATTCTGAGTACACTCTGACTGGGTGACTGACAGTGGCTTTTCACCCCCAGGAACAAATCTCATAGGCTGAtttaagagagaaaggaatgcaCTATTGACTTTATTTATCTCTATGGATTACCTTGTGTCCccaatgtagcctataggcctagctACCATTATAAATCTGGTGCTAAATAATGAGTATCGGATGAATTGAAGAAATAAGTTATTGGGTTTGTAGTTATGCATTGGGTCATTGCTTTAAAACTTGTTTAAATTAAGGTTTGTATGGGctatgatgttgatgttgatgtacCTGAGCTGTTCACACTACACAAGTGGCATATCATCTTTTGCACATTCATGCTTACATGCAAGCCACAACCCTGAACCTGACTTTCACTTGTGAAAAAAGGCAATTCAGTGTCCTATTGGAGCAGATATGGTGGACAGATAGATGTGTTATTTAACGGCACAGTGGAAAACATTGCTAAATGAGTTAAAATGAGTTGAACATGAATTACGAATGATGGTGGGTGGGAGGGATTTCTCAACTAAAATAGAGGGtagaaaataaaatggacagATATATGATAAGGGGGAAATTTCATAGAAGAAACTTTGGATAAGGGTAAAGCAGCCTATTGCAATGCACAGTTCCTGTTACTGCTTCAGCTTTTCtaccaaaatgttacatttgtttAAGGTGACAATGTCTTGCCTGATTTTATTGTTTTCCTTGCTCCTTGTTCAAATTGACCATAATGATCAAATACGTTCAACTATACCCCTTACTGACTCCACACACTTAAAGCCAACCATCAGCGAGGATTGATTGACTTGGGTAGCACTTTGGAGATACATTATGGAACCCTTTCTCAGGACAATAGGAAATGGGTCCGCCATACTGGGGTCATGCAAACTGCCATAGCGGAATATCGTCTTTGATGACTCAGACCATCATCCACTTCAACACTTTGCACTATAGAGGCTTATTGCTATTAGGATGTGTATGTGATAGTGAAGGTGCCGACACCTCAGTTTATAAATGTTATGAGTTTATCTGCAGCATGAAGGCTATAGTTGTGAGAAAAGTAAAGACGATGTCAGTAAAACTGCAAGTCtattcaaataatacaaatggccttgaaaaaaacaaaacattgatTCACAACAGGAACAATTCAGCCAGATCTCAGCTGTCCCAAAAAGCCTCTTcttccttttccccctctccctataTCCTGAGCTACCTCATCCGTCTCTGTTTTTCCCATGTGCATCCTGTTCTGTTTGCAGGGGGTGATTTTTTCCGTTGTCCCTCCAGTGTGCTCAACTGAGTGGTATCTAAACGATACACACTGGTAAAGATTCAAGTGTTATGAGAAAGGGCTGAGCTGTTCCGCTATTCCAAGTTTCACAAGGCAACGAGAtgtcaacagtttttttttttttttgtacacgCAAGTAGATGGGAGGTGGGGGAATACACCCCTTACACAATACCAACATTCATAATGTTGTCTATAACACCTTACCATAGAGTAGACGATGGCTGGCAAGTTATTCCTTCCATACAATTATACCCCTAATCATGAACTGTCTGTTTAACCCCGTCAGAGTCAGCCTCAACAGTACAATAAAAGTTATTTGCCCCACACAGTATATGTTTCCCATTCTTCCTCTGACGGAGGAAGTTCAAGACCACTGGTGGTGAACAGGGGCTTCCTGTGTGAGGGTTGGTTGGTTCTCTGGTTAATGTGTCTTAACTTGCCCTGACTGCAACATCAGAAGGATGATAAAAGATTAACAAGAGGCTCGAGGTCTTCcttttgagtgtgacagagaggtgCAGAGGAAACTATGGCTCACTGATGAGTGAAGGGGGCTTGCTTATGGgacaccattctctctctctctctctctctctctctccctccctctctgcaggaATTCAGATAGCCCCTGGGGGCTGTGCTCTCTTGCTTGCTATTTTCCACATGTCAAGCTgggttgttttgtgtttgaacGAGAGACATCTGAGTAGTCCCTTCCACGCATCTCTGCTCAGCTGTGCCGCAAAAGTAAACACCTGCAGCTCCCTCACCCATTTGGCAGCCCGTGGTGGTCATCCTCCGACACAGCTGACATACTGTCGCTGGATGTGGGCAGAGAGAGCTTTGATTTCTGCCGCCTGAAATTATATAATAATCTTTCAACACAGCTCTCAACAAAGATATAATATAGATATTTATGCATATGGCCATGGATACATTGTCACATTCTTTATTTTCTGTTATTTTATTTGCCATTTATAATTTGATAAAGATATGATTTGTACATGTATTTGGAAAGAATTTATAGGCTTTGTCATATTAACTAGACTGTAAATAGAATTACTCAATAGTGGCAGTTTGTGACAGGAGACAAATCAGGTGTCTTTTAAGAATTGATACCAGTGCAAACACTGgacatgtgtgtgggagtgctcGTGTGTCATTGCAGGACTTACGTCACCTGGAGGTTTGTCAGGAAAGGCCAGAGGAAGGCTGTGCGTACATCTGAATTAATCCAAACAGTGTGACACACGGCAGATGAACTTCCCTGTCCTTCCTAAACCTAATATGCTGATTCCACACCAACAGCAAACATGACTTAAACCTCTgatcaaaaaaaagttgagcatTCCGTACGTAACTTGCACTGACGAAACACTAATGTATATTTAGTTTACTGAGGATGGCTGGAACGTCACAGGTGTACACAGTTGACTCCCTGTGCCAACAGCCTTTCAATTCTCCATAGCTTTTAATTACATTGCTTCATTGCTTAAGGCTTGACAGAATTTTATGTCCGGTATTACACGTTTGGATTTGTTGACTTATACTAAGTTAACAGTGcaaatatacagtgcctatagaaagtcatcatacccttttgaaatagttactttttttgtcttacagcctgaaatcaaaacccatttttaaaaaaatcttttccagttttattgacaaatttagctgtacaacatcaaaataatgaacagttctgaaaattaataaaaaatgaaaaactagaataacagggttggaaaagtcatcatacccctgactta
This genomic interval carries:
- the b3gnt7 gene encoding UDP-GlcNAc:betaGal beta-1,3-N-acetylglucosaminyltransferase 7 — translated: MMTSRDRWRVCKRVCLMFFLAGVTLTVVQRGNIGTGPQFELDRQTRKEPSEEADVHKRGPHALASHFWKPMKPKKPKQEASTEDEPHHVTQEHVTQEHITKSWDITSANCSANLNFTSTEWFAGLEPTFKQFLLYRHCRFFPMTINHPEKCSGDIYLLMVVKSIITQHDRREVIRKTWGKEQVIDGKKIKTLFLLGASSNEAEKANHQKLLEYEDYIYGDILQWDFMDSFFNLTLKETHFLKWFSSYCPGVRYIFKGDDDVFVNVPNIIEYLEISSDVKNLFAGDVIFKARPIRKKDNKYYIPQALYNKTHYPPYAGGGGFLMDGPLARKLYSVSETLELYPIDDVFLGMCLEVLQVTPIRHNAFKTFGLMRNKKSKLNREPCFFRSMIVVHKLLPPDLMDMWKLVNSNLVCSQKVQLL